Part of the Dehalococcoidales bacterium genome is shown below.
GGACTCTCGGGAGTGTTTTGACTTAATTCACGGATGAGCGCCATTGACTGCCACTGGGCAAGGCTGAAGACGTCCGGTTTTACGATTGAATCCAGGCGGGTATCAAAGTCCCGGCCTGGAGCACAACCGCCCGCCAGCAAAAAGACCACTATCAGTCCAACAAATATCTTCAGTTTCATTTTACATTCAGATGATGAAGTAGAGAATGAAGTAGAGAAGGAAGGCAGGGTGATTTCACACCTCGAATTAACGGATTGTTTTCTGTCGGTTTCAGCTTATCCGCGCCGTAGCCCTGGCCAGGTCCCAGGAATACTCGTAAAGATGCAGCCCTTTACTTGAGGCGATCAGTTCTCCGTCCTTAACTCCTATTTCACTGGCCATGTATTCCTTGAGCAGCTGGATAGCGGCCAGGTTTGAGGGAAAGCCTGCCCACAGGTCCCAGGAGCGGAAATAGACCAGGAAATGCAGCTTACCCTCGTTAACCCTGGTGTCTATCGCTCTCAAGCAGGGAGGGTCGGTAAGGTATATTGATTGCTCATTACCCACGGCCATAAACGCCTGGTTGGTATTATAGCCGTCCTCCCGGTACATCTTGATTACCTCGGCAATCTGTTTTTCCAGGTACTGCCCGTAGGTATACTGTTCCCCTTCGGCTCTGTGGGCGGTCATCAGGTACGGCAAATAACTTTCGATGTAGTCCATAGAAGTGGGGCAGGGTATCCCCGGTGGGACATCAGGGATTAAGGGTCTGCTCCCCGGGTTTCTAATCTGGACAACGATAAAGTCAAGCTCCTTACGGCGCTGACCGCTATAGCTTCCCCGTTCAATCCGGTATTCACGCCCTTCAGTCAGGGTTTTGCCGAGACAGAGAAACCATGCCTCGGAGAGGTCTCTGGCGTCAATTACCGAAATTTTCATAACCTGAACTCCTGGTCAATGTTATCTCTTCCGGAAAAGGTTGAAGAACCTGTCCTGGTATTCCTCGAAAAGGCCCCAGCGGTCAAGCTCATCCTTTAACTCAACGGGCTCACGACCACCCCCGGTAACCATCTTGAAGAGTTCTTCAATCCTTAACCTGGCATCAGCCGGGATACCGGCTGAATCTACTTTAAGCAGCCCCCGGCTGCTCATTTGCCGCAGATTGTCCTCAACCGAGCTTCCGGTCACTTCACAGATGAACTTCATCAGCGATACGTCCCAGAGTTCATCTTCACCCTTGATGATTGCCGCCAGAGGGTCACCCCGTTTATCAATATCGGCGTTTATCCTGTCCACCACCGCCCGCCAGTCATCAGAGATGATATTGAGTCCTTCAGGCTCATTTTTGTAGCTGTATAACAGCCCGGCAGGGGCTGCCCCGTGTTCCGTGATTAGTGCTTCAAGGTAGCTTCTGGCTTCCGTGCTGAACCCCTCAAGATTGAAGAGGTAGTGAGGTGTCACGATCTTGGGTCTTTCCGCAATCACCCTGCCTTCTCTGACGACGGTCTCGGTGACATCTTCTATCAGCTCAGAGTAGGCCGGTTCCGTAACTATATAGTACCGGATAATAGTCGTGCCAAAGGTATACAGGCTCTGCTTTGGCGCTCTTAATATCTCGGTGTGCTTGACGGCGTATTTAATCCTTTCGTCATAAGTACTCATTAATCAACCTTTTTCAAGCTTCCTTTGAGAACCCGTTGATAAGTTGCCGGATTGAGATACTTGCCGATTTTCCTCTTCAGCCGGGAAACGTTGACCGGCATAATCGGCTTCTTCTGGCTGTTCTTACAGTATTTTGCCTCGTGCTCCGGGTCAAGGGATACGTCTACCTTCCGGCCATTAATCTCGGTGTAAACATGGAACTTAATGATGCGCAGGTTGTGCCAATTCCTCACCGGCACCATTGACAGGCAGCAGATTAAATCAACCCTCTCGCCCAGTTCCTCCGCCCTGGCTCTTATCTTCAACGATTTGTGGATGC
Proteins encoded:
- a CDS encoding thymidylate synthase, with the translated sequence MKISVIDARDLSEAWFLCLGKTLTEGREYRIERGSYSGQRRKELDFIVVQIRNPGSRPLIPDVPPGIPCPTSMDYIESYLPYLMTAHRAEGEQYTYGQYLEKQIAEVIKMYREDGYNTNQAFMAVGNEQSIYLTDPPCLRAIDTRVNEGKLHFLVYFRSWDLWAGFPSNLAAIQLLKEYMASEIGVKDGELIASSKGLHLYEYSWDLARATARIS